ATGATGAATAGTTGGAATTGAACCATTATATTTTCTAAATTTTTGTTAAAACAATTTTTAAAGTTTTAGATTAGATCCTTTACTTTTGAAAAAAGATTTATAGCGATGGCAGATTTATCACAGGAGGAATGGACTTCCCAATTAGAAAATGATGATAATGCATTTATCCTTGACGTTCGTACAGAAGATGAGGTTGAGGAAGGATATATTCCCAATGCAACCAATATTGATATTTATAAAGGACAAGGGTTTATTGATGAACTGGAGAAGTTGGACAAGACCAAAAATTATTATGTATACTGCCGGTCTGGTAACAGGTCAGGGCAGGCTTGTGCCATTATGAACAGTCTTGGTTTTAAAAATGCCTATAATTTAGAGGGTGGTTTTATGAACTGGGAAGGAGAGGTAGCCGAATAGATAAAATTTAAATACTAAATTGTAGACCCGCCCAATAGCGGGTCTTTTTAGTTTTAAAACATGCGCGAGGACTTGTTACATTATATATGGAAGTACAAAAAATATCCTGTCCAGGGCTTAAAGGCTTCAAAGGGTGAGAATCTGACAATTTTGAATTCTGGCTCACATAATCACCTGAGCGGACCGGATTTTTTTAATGCCCAAGTGCGGATTGCTGATCAGCTTTGGGCAGGTAACGTTGAAATTCATGTTAACTCTTCAGATTGGTATGCGCATAACCATCAAGAGGATAAAAATTATGATAATGTTATTCTTCACGTAGTATGGAATGACGATGTATCCGTATTTAGGGCCGATGGTACTGA
This window of the Maribacter cobaltidurans genome carries:
- a CDS encoding rhodanese-like domain-containing protein, which produces MADLSQEEWTSQLENDDNAFILDVRTEDEVEEGYIPNATNIDIYKGQGFIDELEKLDKTKNYYVYCRSGNRSGQACAIMNSLGFKNAYNLEGGFMNWEGEVAE